CGACGCAGGCGTCTCATCCGCGAACCATTCCGCGTCGTCGATCACCACCGTCGTTTCATGCGAAATTTCGTGGGTCAGGCTGATATCGACGATGGAATCGTCGTTCGGCGACGTCGATTCAGCGCCCTCAGAATTGCGATTGCCCATGACGACCGTCTTCCCGCCGAGCATCTCGGTCACGGACGACGCGGCAACCGACGTCTCAGCAACGGGCGATTCGGCAACCGGTTCGAGTTCGTCGACAACGTCATTCGCGATTTCCACGGCAGCTGCTTTCTGGCGGCCAAAGGGCCAGAGGCCGCGTTTTTTCTTCGCGGGCCGCGTCGTTTCGACGTGTGGCACGGGCGCGGCACTCTCGGCCACTGGCTCGTCGAAGGCGAGCTCCTCGAGCTCGTCGATCTCGTCGATGACCTGTGTCTCGGCGCTGGAAAAGGCGGGCGGCATGTTGGCCGCGAGTTCATTGAGGTCGACGTCCGCCGGCTCGGCCGTTTGAGGCGGTTCTTCGACGTCCAGCCAATCCAGTTCGCTCTCGTCCTCAGTCTTGACTGCCGACGCCGTGGAACTTGTTGCCTCAAGGAGTTCAGGATCGTCGAACGACAACTCCGCGTCCTCGGTCGGCGGCGCCGGCGGCCGTTCCATGACGATCGTTTCTTCGGTCATCATGGCAAGGAAGTCATCTTCGTCCGGCGCGCCGCTCGGCGGCACTTCGGCTTCCGCTTTCGGCAGGCTCGCCACTTCCGCCAATTCCTCGACGGCTTCAGGCCTGGCGGCTGGTCGCTCAACGACGACGGTTTCCTCGGTCATCATCGCCAAGAAATCATCGTCGTCCGCCGACTCGGCGGGTTTGCTCGTCAAAGGCGCCTGCGGCGGCGCCGGAGTTTTCGCCGCGACGACCGGGGCAATCTCCTCCAACTCCGGCATGGGCGAGAGGTCGAAGCTCAGCTCGTCGTCGTCCGCAGCTGGGATTTCATCATGCTTCGTTGCTGAGATTGGGGCTGGATCGAGCGCTTCGGGTGCAACGAGCGGGGATTCCAGGTCCAGATCAAAGGAGTCGTCGTCCGAGCCCAAGAGATCGAGTTCTTCGGGGGATTCCGCGATCGATTCGGCAGCCGCGGCAATCGGTTCCTCATCAACGGGAAGGTCGAGATCGAAACCATCGTCGCCGCCAAGATCCACCAGCGGTGCATCGGGTAGGCTGGCGTTGACGAGTTCTTCGAGCGGTTCCGGGCGCGCAATCCGCGGCAGGTTGACGACCGTTTCCGCGAGTTCCGGCAGGTCGGCGGGAGCGTCGGGGAGAACCGCGTCTTCCGTGGGAGCCGCCGACGGTGCGACCGTATTGGCGAGGTGATTGTAGACGAGTCGGAAGGTCAGCGGGCCGATGCACAACTCGGCGCCATGCTCCAAAAGCGCGCGTTGGACCTGATCGCCTGAGACGTGCGTGCCGTTCAGCGAGCCGAGGTCCCGGACAAAGATTTCGCCGTTTTCCTCGAATAGTTCGCAGTGCTGGCGGCTGACCGTGTGATGGTCGATGACGATTCCGGCCTTACGGCTCCGACCGACAATGACGGGGAGCTTGAGGCGGACTTCCGCGCGGTTGGCTTTGCCACCCACGATAATTAACTTCGCGCGCATGAGGGGCTCCCTCGACGGATAGCCTGGCCAAGCGAGGCACTCCGCCCCTTACCGTACCGTCCGGCCGCCCTGCCGATCCGTTTCGCGGGCGGATTTTCGGCCGATTAGGCCGATTTTTCCGTCGCGCATCGCAAACCCTTACTATAGCTAGGGAAAAGTGGGGTATCAACAACCTTTGACGGGACGAAAGGCGCGATATTGACGATGCACTTCGGAACCAGGCGAGATTTCGACGAACATTGTCCTCGGAGTTGTCTCCTGGCTGATGGCTGACTGTGTCAAACGGCTCGGGGAGTACCCTTGCATCCGTTTACGGCAGTTCTATAATCGCGCAAGCCTTTGCGCCGCGCAGTTTCCGGCCCCGCTCCAGGCGTGGCACTTGCCCGGCGTTTTGCGAGCACACGCGGGTGTAGCTCAGTGGTAGAGCGTCACGTTGCCAACGTGGCTGTCGTGGGTTCGAATCCCATCACCCGCTCTGGTTTTCCAGGATTACATGGTCCAGGCGGTTCGTTTGTCAGTGGACAAGCGGACCGCCTGTGCCGCTTTTTGTCGGTCGAGATGGGTGAATCATGGCGGATGAACGCGAAGAAGAAGCCGGTGCGGTGGCGGTCGAGGGCGCGGAAGACGCCAAGGAACGCCTCAATCTGGACGTGAAGATCGACAAGACCGGCGCTTGCCAGCGCCACATCACGGTCACGATCCCGCGTGAGGACATCGACAAGTATTACGACGCCGCGTACAGCGACCTGATGGGCAAGGCGTCCATCCCGGGCTTCCGCAACGGTCGCGCGCCGCGCAAGCTCGTCGAGAGCCGCTTCAAGAAGGAAATCACCGATCAGATCAAGGGGTCGCTGTTGATGGACAGCATGACCCAGGCGACCGACGACAACGCCTTGGCGGCGATCAGCGAGCCGGACATCGACCCGGTCGGCATTAACGTGCCGGACGAAGGCCCGATGGTCTATGAGTTCAATCTGGAAGTACGGCCGGAATTCGACGTGCCCAACTGGAAGGGTCTGAAA
This is a stretch of genomic DNA from Planctomycetia bacterium. It encodes these proteins:
- a CDS encoding FHA domain-containing protein, with the protein product MRAKLIIVGGKANRAEVRLKLPVIVGRSRKAGIVIDHHTVSRQHCELFEENGEIFVRDLGSLNGTHVSGDQVQRALLEHGAELCIGPLTFRLVYNHLANTVAPSAAPTEDAVLPDAPADLPELAETVVNLPRIARPEPLEELVNASLPDAPLVDLGGDDGFDLDLPVDEEPIAAAAESIAESPEELDLLGSDDDSFDLDLESPLVAPEALDPAPISATKHDEIPAADDDELSFDLSPMPELEEIAPVVAAKTPAPPQAPLTSKPAESADDDDFLAMMTEETVVVERPAARPEAVEELAEVASLPKAEAEVPPSGAPDEDDFLAMMTEETIVMERPPAPPTEDAELSFDDPELLEATSSTASAVKTEDESELDWLDVEEPPQTAEPADVDLNELAANMPPAFSSAETQVIDEIDELEELAFDEPVAESAAPVPHVETTRPAKKKRGLWPFGRQKAAAVEIANDVVDELEPVAESPVAETSVAASSVTEMLGGKTVVMGNRNSEGAESTSPNDDSIVDISLTHEISHETTVVIDDAEWFADETPASPTEKPKRGLFGLKRKAKSAAALDAAQAEMPVPATQAVAEATGTATTKRGWWPFSKKGAAKSQKPVAEVAPTAAPAGSAPAATVGSPSPESFEFSDAELLEITAEGPPPASAARNPQELAADEVLDFELDLPLEETSGNIKPVLSDAPPPATGADDDDFLDFLAEELPSTKQKPRG